In the Alphaproteobacteria bacterium genome, GCTGCGCCGCCGGCTACGGCCTCGTATGGTTGATCGCGAACCGCTTCGAAACCGAGCTGTTCCGGGTGCCGATGGTTATCCTGCCGTCGACCTACGGATGGGCAATGCTGATCGGCTTGGCGGCGACCGCGGTCTCGGCGGCGATCGTACGGCGGCGGATCGATAGGCTCGATTTGATCGCCGTCCTGAAGACACGGGAGTAACCGATGGCGAAGTGGAGGTGGCGGCGAATCTCGGTCTGGGGCGTGCTGGTCCTGGCGGTCGCCGCGGGAATTGGCTATGCCTTCCGACCCCAGCCGGTGCTCGTCGATATCGCCATGGTGGGACGCGGCCCCCTCGTCGTCACCATCGACGAAGAGGGCGAGACGCGGGTCAAGGACGTGTTCGTTGTCTCGGCGCCGGTGATGGGTCGGGTGCTTCGCATCGAGGCCGAAGTCGGCGATGTCGTCGTCGCCGGCGACACCGTGGTCGCCGAGATCGAGCCGGTCGCCCCCAGCTTCCTCGACATGCGCAGCCGCGCCGAGGCCGAGGCGCTGCTGCGCGCGGCCGAAGCCGCCCGCCAGGTTGCCGCGGCCGACCTCAGACGGGCCCGGGCCGAACTCGACTTTGCCGGCATCGAGCGCGACCGCGCCGAGAAGTTGCTGCGCAAGGAGTGGATCGCGGAGAGCGCCTACGATGCCGCCGAGCGCGCCTATGACACCCGCCAGGCCGAGGTCGAAACCGCCGAAGCCGCGCTCGAGATGCGCGCGCACGAGCTCGAAACGGCGCGCGCCCGCCTGCTTTCGCCGGCCGACGCCGGGGACGTGGAAGAGCCCTGCAAGTGCGTGCCGATCCGGGCCCCGGTCAGCGGCCGCGTGTTGCGTGTGTTCCACGAAAGCGCCGGCGTCGTCCAAGCCGCAGAGCCGCTGCTCGAGATCGGTGATCCGGAAAATCTGGAAATCGTCGCCGACCTGCTCTCCGCCGACGCGGTGAAGGTCCGTCCGGGCCAGCACGTATTCGTTGAGGAATGGGGCGGCGGGGAGCCGCTGGCGGGCCGCGTCAGGCGAGTAGAGCCGTTCGGCTTCACCAAGGTTTCCGCACTCGGCATCGAGGAACAACGCGTCAACGTCATCATCGATCTCGAGGATCCGGTGGCCCAACGATCCCGCCTGGGCCACGGCTATCGCGTCGAAGTACGGATCGTCTTGTGGCACGACGAAGACGTTTTGAAAGTCCCGCAAAGTGCCTTATTCCGCCACGGCGACTTCTGGTCGGTGTATGTCGCCGAGGACGGCCGGGCACGGCTCCGTGAGGTGACGCTGGGCCACGCCAACGGGCTGGAAGCGGAGATCATCGACGGTCTCGCCGAGGGCGCGTCGCTGGTGCTGCATCCCAGCGACCGTATTGCCAGCGAGGTTCGTATCGCCGAGCGCGACTGAGGCCGCGGTGATTTTAGTTCGCCGGCGCGTCGGCCGCTTCTTGGGGTGCGCTGGCGCCGAGGAGTCCCAGGTAGTGATCGACCAGGGCCAGCGCCTGGTCGGAGCTCCACTCAGCGGGGCCGGCCAGGATACCGACGGCACGGCCTTGGCGGTCGAGAATGAAGCTGGTCGGCAGCGCCGGCGCGGCGATGGCGCGAAAGCTACGCATGTTGTCGTCGACATAGATGCCGAGGTGCTCGATGCCGCGCTGTTCGTAGAAGCGCTCGACCTGGGGCACGCCCTTGCGGTCGAAGGATAACGCCAGTACGACGAAGTCTTCGCCGCCGCGCAGCGCTTGCATTTGGTCGAGGTCGGGCATCTCGCGAACACAGGGCGCGCACCAGGTCGCCCACAGGTTGAGCAGGACCACGCGGCCGGCGAAATCGCCGAGGTCGAGCTTCCGCCCATCGGCGTCGACGAACGACAGTTTGGGCATCTCGCGCGGCGGATCGATGGCCTCGAATGGCTCGAACGAACCCGTGAGGTTATTGGGATCGAGCGCTTCGGCGCTTGATTGAACGGCGGGAATGGTCAAAATCACCCCAAATGCCAGGGCAGTGAGCCAATTGGCCATTCTGTGTCTCCTGTTCCCTGTCGCTCGTCTCGCGATCTTAGAGGACCGGCCCCGATGACCGCAAAGCGGAAAAAGAACGCCGATCCGGTTGCCTCCGGTCCGCCCGCGGCGACCGCCGCCAGCGCGCTGTGGGGCGGCCGTTTCGCCGCTGGACCGTCGGCCGCGATGACCGAAATCAACGCTTCGATCGGCTTCGACTGGCGCCTCTATGCCGAGGACATCGCCGGTTCGCAGGCTCATGCCGAAATGCTGGTCCGCCAAGGCATCGTCAGTCCTGAAGATGGGGACGCCATCGCCCGCGGTCTAGAGGCCATTCTTCACGAGATCGAGAGCGGTGAGTTCGCGTTTTCCACCGCCCACGAAGACATCCATATGAATATCGAGGCCCGGCTCGCCGACCTCATCGGCCCGACTGCCGGCCGGCTCCACACGGCGCGCTCGCGCAACGACCAGGTGGCGACCGATTTCCGTCTTTGGGTGCGCCAGGCGGCGGCGGCGCTCGACACCCAGTTGCACGACCTGCAGGCCGCATTGCTCGACCGCGCCGACGAACACGCGGCGACGGTGATGCCCGGTTTCACGCACCTGCAGCCGGCGCAACCGGTCACCTTCGGCCATCACTTGTTGGCCTATGTCGAAATGACCGGACGCGACCGCGGCCGTTTCGCCGATTGCGCTCGGCGCCTCAACGAATGCCCCCTCGGCGCCGCCGCCTTGGCCGGGACCAGCTTCCCCATCGACCGCGACATGACCGCCGACGCGCTCGGCTTCGAGCGGCCGATGGCGAACTCGCTCGATGCCGTTTCGGCGCGTGATTTCGCCGTCGAGTTCCTTGCCGCGGCGGCCATCGCGGCGACCCATCTGACGCGCCTCGCCGAGGAGATCACCCTATGGTCGGGGCCGGGCTTCGGCTTCGTCACCCTATCCGACGCCTTCTCCACCGGCAGCTCGATCATGCCGCAAAAGCGCAACCCCGACGCCGCCGAGCTGGTGCGTGGCAAGAGTGGCCGCGTGGTCGGCGCCCTGATCGGGCTGATCACCGTGGTCAAGGGGCTGGCCCTGGCCTATGCCAAGGACCTCCAGGAAGACAAGGAGCCGGTTTTCGACGCCGCCGATACCCTGTCGATGTGTATCGCGGCCACCGCCGGCATGATCCGCGACCTCGAAGTCGACGCCGCGGCGATGCGCGCGATGGCCGATGCCGGTCACGCTACCGCGACCGACCTCGCCGATTGGCTGGTCCGCGCGCTCGACATGCCGTTCCGCGATGCGCATCATGTCACCGGGCGGATCGTCCGGCTGGCCGACGAAGCGAATTGCGGTCTCGCCGACCTGCCCCTGACCGACCTGCAGTCGGTCGAGCCGCGCATAACCGGAGAGGTGTTCGACGTGTTGACGGTGGAAAGCTCGGTCGCCAGCCGCACCAGCTATGGCGGTACCGCCGCCGGCAATGTGCGCGCCGCGGTCGCCGCGGCGCGGGAGCGATTCCAGTGACCCGGCGCGCCCTGCTCCGGGTGCTGATGCTCGGCGGGATCGCCGTCGCCGCCGCTGCCTGCGGCGTCAAGGGGCCGGTCGAGGCGCCGCCGGACAAGCCGGGAACGCCCTTCCCACGCCGCTATCCCCAGGAAGAGCGACCGCTATGACCGGCTTCGCCTATCGCGGCGGCGCGATGATGGCCGAGGATGTCGCCCTGGCGCGGATCGCCGCCGAGGTCGGCACGCCGGCCTATTGCTATTCGCAGACCGCGATCGAGGACCGGTACCGGGAATTCACGGCGGCACTGTCCGGGGTTGCCGAGCTCATCTGTTTTGCGGTCAAGGCCAATTCGAACCTCGCCGTGATCCGCACGCTGGCCGATCTCGGCGCCGGCGCCGACGTGGTGTCCGAGGGTGAGTTGCGCCGTGCCCTCGCGGCCGGGGTGCCGCCGCGCCGCATCGTCTTCTCCGGCGTCGGCAAGTCGGCGGCCGAAATGTCGTTCGCGCTCAAGGCCGGGATCCGTCAGATCAATGTCGAGTCGATCCCCGAGCTCGAGGCGCTGAACGAAGTGGCCCAGGCCGCCGGCCGCAGCGCCGAGATCGCCATCCGGGTCAATCCCAATGTCGACGCCCGGACCCACGAGAAAATCACCACCGGCCTGCGCGAGAACAAGTTCGGCATCGACTTCGCCGATGTCGCCGCCGCGGCAGAGCGCGCGGCCGCCCTGCCGGCGATCGAGCTGGTCGGCCTGGCCGTTCATATCGGCTCGCAACTGACCGAGCTCGCGCCTTACGAAGCGGCCTTTACCACCCTCGCCGAGCTGGTACGCGAACTGCGCGACGGCGGCCACGATATCCACCATCTCGATCTCGGCGGCGGTCTCGGGGTCGACTATGCGGGCGAAGCGCCGCCCGCGTTCGACGACTACGCGGCAATCGTCCGCCGCACGGTCGGAGATCTCGGCTGCGCGCTCGCCTTCGAGCCGGGCCGCGTCCTGGTCGCCGAAGCAGGCGTGCTGCTGGCCCGGGTGTTGGTCGTAAAGCAAGGCGGGTCGCGGACCTTCGTCATCGTCGATGCGGCGATGAACGACCTCGTCCGACCCTCGATGTACGATGCCTACCACGCGATCGACACCGTCGACGATCCGGGCGGCGCCACTCGCGCCGAGGCCGATGTCGTCGGCCCGGTGTGCGAAAGCGGCGACCGGCTCGGTCTCGCCCGCCTCCTGCCGCCGCTCCGTGCCGGCGACCTGATTGTCGTTCGCAACGCCGGCGCCTATGGTGCGGTGATGTCGTCGACCTACAATTCGCGGCCCCTGGTCCCGGAAGTCATGGTCAGGGGCGACGCCTACGCGGTCGTCCGGCCGCGCCAAAGTTATGACGCAATGTTGGCCCAGGATTTTCTGCCCAAATGGCAGCAGGAACCGGCGGCAACGATGCGGAAGGCAACCGGATGAGCGCGAACGAATCCGGCCGCGGTGCACGGCCGGCGGGCGGCGTGGCGCGCAAGCTCGGGCTCGCCCGGTTGGCATTGCTGTGGGAGCAGCTGTGGCCGGCGCTGTGGCCGGCGGCGGCGGTGATCGGCGTGTTCCTTGTTATCGCCCTGTTCGACCTCTTGCCGCTGCTGCCCGGCGCGGCCCATACGGCCATCCTGGCCGCGTTCATCGCCGCCTTGGCGTTTGCATTGTGGCAGGCGCGCCGTGCCTGGCGGTGGCCCGATGGCGGCGCGGCGGAACACCGGATCGAGACCGCCAGCGGTCTCGCCGACCGGCCCCTGGTGGCGCTCCGCGACGGGCTCGCGGCGGGCGGCGGCGACCAATTTTCCGAAGGATTGTGGCGGGTCCACCGTGCCCGCATGCGGGAACGGATCGCCGCCCTCAGGGTCGGCGCACCGCGTCCCGGCCTGGCCCGTCACGACCCGTGGGCGCTGCGCGCGGCCTTGCTCTTGGTCTTGATCGTCGCCGTCGTCGCTGCCGGCGCTGACGGTCCCGATCACCTCGCCCGGGCCGCTCAGCCCGATTTCAGCGCGGCGCGTTACAACGAGGTCGTCAGCCTCGAATTGTGGGTGACCCCGCCCGTCCATACCGGCAAGGCGCCGCTGTTCCTCGATCAAGGCGCCGCCACCGAGGCCCCGTTGTCGATCCCGGTCACCAGCAATGTGGTTGCGCGCCTCCATGGCAAGGGTCAGACACCGGCGCTCGAATTCGGCGATGGGGTTGTCCCGTTCAGCCCCTTGGACGCCGAATCCTTCCAGGCCGAAGCGACCATCACCGGCGACGGCCGGCTCGCCGTCCGCCGCGGCGGGATCGATTTGGTCGGATGGGACCTCAAGGTGATCCCCGACCAGCCCCCGATCGTCGTCTTCGCCCTGCCCCCGGGGGCGAGCCAGCGCGCCCATCTCAGCGTCGCCTATTTCGCCCGCGACGATTACGGCGTGGCGGCGGTGCGCAGCACCATCCGCCGGGTCGACGGCGAGGGAAATATCATCGAGGACGAGGCGCCGATCGAGCTCGACCTCGGGCTTGTCGACCTTGGCCGGGCCGAGGTCGAGGCCACCGCCTATCACGATCTCACGCCCCACCCCTGGGCCGGTCTCGAGGTCAGCATCACGCTCGAGGCCGAGGATGCGATCGACCAGATCGGGCGGAGCGAACCCATCCTGGCGAACCTGCCGGCGCGCGTGTTTCAACATCCGGTCGCCCGCGCCATCGTCGACGAGCGGCGCAAGCTGTCGGTCGATGGGCGCGCGGAAAACCGCCGCAACGTGGCCTATGCGCTGCGCGACCTGTCGTCGCGGCCGAAACAATTCTTCGATGACAAGGTCGTATTCCTGGCGCTGGTGACCGCCAGCGCGCGGCTGGTGCTGTCGGATGACGATTCCGCGATCCCGGCGATCCAGCAATTGCTGTGGGACACCGCGTTGCGCATCGAGGACGGCGAGGTGTCGCTGGCCGAACGCGATTTGCGGGCCGCGCAGCAGGCGCTGATGGAAGCGCTCGAAAGCGGCGCCACCGATGCCGAGCTCGACCAGTTGATCGACGCCCTGCGCAGCGCCCTCGACCGTTACCTCCAGGCGCTGGCCGAGAACATGGCGGACGACCCTCAAGGGATGACCCAGGAGATGCCGTTCGATCCCAACTCGACGGTGCTCGAATTCGAAGATTTGCGCGATCTCCTCGAGCAGGCCCGCGAATTGGCCCGCAGCGGCGCGCGCGACGCGGCCAAGGACCTGCTGGCGCAATTCCAGGATATCCTCGAGAACATGCAGCCGATGATGCAGCAGCAAAGCCAGGCCGGCGAAGGCCAGCTCGGCGAAATGCTGCGCGACCTCAGCGACCTGATCCGGCAACAGCAGGACCTGCTCGACGACACCCATCGCAATTGGCAACAGGGCGGTCGCGATCAGTCCGGCATGGAAGGCCGCGAGTCGCAACAGGGAGCGGCATCGCAGGAGCAGCTGCGCCGTGACCTCGGCGACCTGATGCGCCGCTTCGGCGAACGCTATGGCCAGATCCCCGACGAATTGGGCAAGGCCGAGGGCTCCATGCGCCGGGCCGAGGATGCCTTGAAGCGCGCCCTGCCCGGCCGTGCCATCCGGCCCCAGGGCGAGGCCCTCGATTCGATGCGCGAAGGCGGCCGCGTCATGGCGCGCGGCCAGCAGGGCATGGCCCAAGGAGCGACCGGCGAAGGCAACGGTTTCCAGCGCGATCCCTTCGGCCGGCCGATGCCGGGCTTCGGACGCCCCGACACCGAGAACGTCGACATTCCCGAAATCGGCGAGATCCAGCGCGCGCGCCAGATCCTCGACGAGCTGCGTCGCCGCGCCGGCGAGCGCGGCCGGCCGCAGGACGAACTCGACTACATCGACCGCCTGCTGCGCCGGTTTTGAGCCGTCTCGCGACGCGCTTTATGACTGCGACGGATGTGGCGACAAGCCGCATCGAGCACGCCAACGACACGCCGCGGTGCTTTCCTTACGGCGCCGAGTTCCTATCTTAAGGACGTTCCGCACCCCAACCGTGGTAGCGCTGTCATGCCGGGTCCGCTTGCAGGCGTCAAAATCATCGACCTCACCGCAATGGTGTCGGGGCCGATGGCGACGATGATCCTGGCCGACCAGGGCGCCGATGTGATCAAGATCGAGAACCCGCGTGGCGGCGACTTCACCCGCGCGATGTCCAACGGGCGCGGCGGTTTTTCCGCCACCTTCCTCAACAACAACCGCAACAAGCGCTCGCTCGCGCTCAACCTCAAAGACCCGCGCGGCCGCGACCTGTTGATGCGCCTCACCAAGGGCGCCGACGTGGTGATCCAGAACTTCCGCCCCGGCGTCGCCGAGCGCATGGGCCTCGGCGAGGATGCGATCCGCGCGGTCGCGCCGGATATCGTCTACGTTTCGATCAGCGGCTTCGGCGAAAGCGGTCCCTACGCCAACAAGCCCGTCTACGACCCGCTGGTCCAGGCGCTGTCGGGGCTGAGCACGATCCAGGGCGGGTCGGATGCGTTGCGGCCGCGTCTGGTGCGGACCATTCTGCCCGACAAGCTGACCGCCGTCACCGCCGCCCAGGCGATTACCTCGGCGCTGCTGGCGCGGGCTCGGAGCGGCGAAGGACAGCACGTGCGATTGTCGATGCTCGATTCGGTGGTCGCCTTCCTGTGGGGTTCGGACATGGACGGCCAGACCTTCATCGGCGACGGCGCGCCCGACCAGGAGGCACAAAGCTTCATCGACCTCATCTACGAGACCGCCGACGGCCATATCAGCGTCGCCGTGCAGTCGGACAAGGAATGGGCGGGCCTGGCGCGCGCCGTCGACCGGCCGGACTGGGTCGCGGATCCGCGCTTCGCGACCGCGGCCCTGCGCCAGCAGAACATCGACCTCCGTCTGGAACTGACCCAGGTGGCGCTCGGCCCGATGACCTCGGCGGAAGCGCTGATCCGGCTGGAGGCGGAGGACGTCCCCTGCGCGCCGGTCTTGCGGCGGCGGGACGTGGTTACGCATCCCCAGATCGTGGCCAACGAAACCCTCGTCGAAAGCGTTCATCCGACGGCGGGACACCTGCGCCAGGCACGCCCGGCGGCGCGCTTCTCGGCGACCCCGGCCGGACATCGCCACGGGGCGCCCCGGCTCGGCGAGCACAGCCGCGAAGTGCTGGCCGAGATCGGCCTCGGCGACGACGATGTGCGGGACCTCGCGGCGGCCGCGATCATCGGCCTCGACAGCGGCGGCGAGGCCTGATGATCGATTTCCACTACTGGCCCACGCCCAACGGCTGGAAAGTGGCGATCATGCTCGAGGAGTGCGGCCTGCCTTACCGCATGATTCCGGTCGACATCGGCCGCGGCGACCAATTCGATCCGGCGTTCCTCGCCGTCAGCCCCAACAACCGGATGCCGGCGATCGTCGATCACGATGTCGACGGCGAGCCGATTACGGTGTTCGAATCCGGGGCGATCCTGCTCTACCTCGCCGAGAAGTTGGGGAAATTCCTGCCCGGCGACGCGCGCGGTCGCAAGGAGGCGCTGGAATGGCTGTTCTGGCAGGTCGGCAACCAGGGACCGCTGGCCGGCCAGCTCAGTCACTTCGTCAATTACGCACCACCCGACCAACATTATGCGCGACAACGCTATGCCAACGAATACCACCGCTGCCTCGGCGTTCTCGAGCGCCGCCTGGCCGACCGTCCCTATATCCTCGGCGACGCCTACACGATCGCCGACATCATCTGCTGGCCATGGGTGCTGATCGCCAAGCCGCTGGGCCAGCCGCTCGACGAATTTCCCAACGTCGCGACGTGGCGACAGCGGGTCAAGGAGCGCCCGGCGGTGCAGCGCGGTGTCGATCTCGGCAAGGAACACCGCCCCACCGGCCCGCCGTCGGCCGAAGCGCGCGAGGTGTTGTTCGGACAAACCGCCAAGACCGCGGACGAACGGGGCGGCTAGTGGGCAGCGGCCCGGAGTGGCTCCGCCAAGCCTCGGTGGACGGAGGCGGCGGCGCGCGCAGCCGTGCCGCGACAGTGCGTTCTTTGCGGTCCCCTTGAGTGGCGTTAGGATGCATCATCAACCCTCAATGGCCCACAATCAAGGACCGGACCAAAATCCTGCTCCCGGTGGACGATCATCACGGCAACCCCCTAAATAGGGCAGCGAAAGCGTTCCGAAGTGCCGCAACGACGCAACCATGACGGCGACCCGGTGACCCTAGCGAACGACGAATCAATCGTCCGTTTCGACGGCGTCGGCGTGCGCTACGGCGCCGGCGAAGAGATCCTCGGCGACATCACCTTCGCGCTGCCGCCGGCCTCGTTCCACTTCCTGACCGGGCGCTCCGGGGCCGGCAAATCGACCCTGCTCCGGCTCATGTACATGGCGCACGCACCGACGCGCGGCACGGTCCGCCTGTTCGGACGGCAGCCGTCGGAGGTGGACCGGCGGGAACTGCCCGGCCTGCGGCGCCGGATCGGCATCGTGTTTCAGGATTTCCGCCTGCTCGACCATCTGACGGCGGCGGAAAACGTGGCCCTGCCGTTGCGCGTCGCCGGTGCCAAGCGGCGGAAAATTCGCGAGCACGTGACCGAATTGCTGCGTTGGGTTGGGCTCGACGGCAAGCTCGATGCCCTGCCGCCGACGCTTTCCGGCGGTGAACAGCAGCGCATCGCCATCGCTCGCGCGGTGATCAACCGGCCGCGGTTGTTGCTCGCCGACGAGCCGACCGGCAATGTCGACGACGAGACCGCCGATCGCCTGCTCTATTTGTTCCGCGAGCTCAACCGGCACGGCACGACCGTCGTCGTCGCGACCCATAGCGAGCCTTTGGTGGCACGATTCGATTTTCCGCGATTGCACCTCGACGGCGGGCGGATTCATCACGACCTTGCCACCATTGAAGAGGGCGTCTGAATGACGCCGGCGGGCACGGTTCTCGACCTGCGCGGCGATTCGACGCGCCGTTACCTTCCCCTGATCGTTGCCTTCATGGTCTTCCTCGCCACGCTGGCGGTGGCGGCGGCGATCATGACGACCGCGGCGGTCGACCGCTGGGGCGAAAATCTCGTCGGCACGCTGACGGTGCAAATCCCACCGGCGGCGAACGGGGCCGCCGCAACCCAGGACGCCGTGGACACCATCGCGGCGCTGTTGCGGACCACCCCCGGTATCGCCGAAGCGCGCGCCTTCGACGCGGCGGAAAGCCGCGCCCTGCTCGATCCGTGGCTCGGCACCGCGGTCGGCGATACGACCCTGCCGCTGCCGCGGCTTATCGATGTCCGGCTGCGCGGCGGCACCGTTCTCGATATCGAGGCCCTGCGCATCCGCATCCACGAACACGCGCCCGGTGCGCTGGTCGACGATCACAGTCAATGGCTCGGCGAGCTTACGTCGCTGACGCGCTCGGTTCAGATCGCGGCCGCCGCGGTCGTCGGCGTGATCGTGCTCGCCGCCGTGTTGACCGTGGTCTTCGCGACCCGCAGCGGCATCGAAGTCCACCACCCGACGATCGAGGTCCTCCACTATATCGGTGCGCCGGATTCCTATGTCGCGCGGCTGTTTCAGCGCCAGTCGCTGTTGCTCGGGCTGCTCGGCGGAATCCTCGGCTTTGCCGCGGCGGCGCTGGTGTTGGTGATCGCCGGCCGGGTCTTTCCCCGGGTCGAGATAACGACCTTGCCGGCCTTCACCCTTTCGACGACGGATTGGATCGTGCTCGCCGTCGTCCCCGTCGCTGCGGCATTGATCTCGACAATCGCCGCGCGCCTCACCGTCCTGCGCGCTTTGCGGCGGATGATGTAGCGATGAGGCTCGCCCTCCTCGACCGTGACGGCGTGCTCAACCACGACCGGCCCGATTCGGTGCGGCGGGCCGAGGATCTGATTCTCATTCCGGGCGCCGCAGCGGCGGTCGCCCGGCTCAATGCCGCCGATTGGCGGGTCGCTGTGGTGACCAACCAAGCAGTCGTCGGTCGCGGTTTCATGAGCCCGGCCGAACTCGAGCGGACCCACGCCAAGCTCGCCGCCGAACTCGCCGCCGGCGGCGCCCATCTCGACGCGGTCATCGCCTGCACCGACGCCCCGGAGAACGCAACTGTGCGCCGC is a window encoding:
- a CDS encoding HlyD family efflux transporter periplasmic adaptor subunit → MAKWRWRRISVWGVLVLAVAAGIGYAFRPQPVLVDIAMVGRGPLVVTIDEEGETRVKDVFVVSAPVMGRVLRIEAEVGDVVVAGDTVVAEIEPVAPSFLDMRSRAEAEALLRAAEAARQVAAADLRRARAELDFAGIERDRAEKLLRKEWIAESAYDAAERAYDTRQAEVETAEAALEMRAHELETARARLLSPADAGDVEEPCKCVPIRAPVSGRVLRVFHESAGVVQAAEPLLEIGDPENLEIVADLLSADAVKVRPGQHVFVEEWGGGEPLAGRVRRVEPFGFTKVSALGIEEQRVNVIIDLEDPVAQRSRLGHGYRVEVRIVLWHDEDVLKVPQSALFRHGDFWSVYVAEDGRARLREVTLGHANGLEAEIIDGLAEGASLVLHPSDRIASEVRIAERD
- a CDS encoding TlpA family protein disulfide reductase translates to MANWLTALAFGVILTIPAVQSSAEALDPNNLTGSFEPFEAIDPPREMPKLSFVDADGRKLDLGDFAGRVVLLNLWATWCAPCVREMPDLDQMQALRGGEDFVVLALSFDRKGVPQVERFYEQRGIEHLGIYVDDNMRSFRAIAAPALPTSFILDRQGRAVGILAGPAEWSSDQALALVDHYLGLLGASAPQEAADAPAN
- the argH gene encoding argininosuccinate lyase; its protein translation is MTAKRKKNADPVASGPPAATAASALWGGRFAAGPSAAMTEINASIGFDWRLYAEDIAGSQAHAEMLVRQGIVSPEDGDAIARGLEAILHEIESGEFAFSTAHEDIHMNIEARLADLIGPTAGRLHTARSRNDQVATDFRLWVRQAAAALDTQLHDLQAALLDRADEHAATVMPGFTHLQPAQPVTFGHHLLAYVEMTGRDRGRFADCARRLNECPLGAAALAGTSFPIDRDMTADALGFERPMANSLDAVSARDFAVEFLAAAAIAATHLTRLAEEITLWSGPGFGFVTLSDAFSTGSSIMPQKRNPDAAELVRGKSGRVVGALIGLITVVKGLALAYAKDLQEDKEPVFDAADTLSMCIAATAGMIRDLEVDAAAMRAMADAGHATATDLADWLVRALDMPFRDAHHVTGRIVRLADEANCGLADLPLTDLQSVEPRITGEVFDVLTVESSVASRTSYGGTAAGNVRAAVAAARERFQ
- the lysA gene encoding diaminopimelate decarboxylase; the protein is MTGFAYRGGAMMAEDVALARIAAEVGTPAYCYSQTAIEDRYREFTAALSGVAELICFAVKANSNLAVIRTLADLGAGADVVSEGELRRALAAGVPPRRIVFSGVGKSAAEMSFALKAGIRQINVESIPELEALNEVAQAAGRSAEIAIRVNPNVDARTHEKITTGLRENKFGIDFADVAAAAERAAALPAIELVGLAVHIGSQLTELAPYEAAFTTLAELVRELRDGGHDIHHLDLGGGLGVDYAGEAPPAFDDYAAIVRRTVGDLGCALAFEPGRVLVAEAGVLLARVLVVKQGGSRTFVIVDAAMNDLVRPSMYDAYHAIDTVDDPGGATRAEADVVGPVCESGDRLGLARLLPPLRAGDLIVVRNAGAYGAVMSSTYNSRPLVPEVMVRGDAYAVVRPRQSYDAMLAQDFLPKWQQEPAATMRKATG
- a CDS encoding TIGR02302 family protein, whose product is MAAGTGGNDAEGNRMSANESGRGARPAGGVARKLGLARLALLWEQLWPALWPAAAVIGVFLVIALFDLLPLLPGAAHTAILAAFIAALAFALWQARRAWRWPDGGAAEHRIETASGLADRPLVALRDGLAAGGGDQFSEGLWRVHRARMRERIAALRVGAPRPGLARHDPWALRAALLLVLIVAVVAAGADGPDHLARAAQPDFSAARYNEVVSLELWVTPPVHTGKAPLFLDQGAATEAPLSIPVTSNVVARLHGKGQTPALEFGDGVVPFSPLDAESFQAEATITGDGRLAVRRGGIDLVGWDLKVIPDQPPIVVFALPPGASQRAHLSVAYFARDDYGVAAVRSTIRRVDGEGNIIEDEAPIELDLGLVDLGRAEVEATAYHDLTPHPWAGLEVSITLEAEDAIDQIGRSEPILANLPARVFQHPVARAIVDERRKLSVDGRAENRRNVAYALRDLSSRPKQFFDDKVVFLALVTASARLVLSDDDSAIPAIQQLLWDTALRIEDGEVSLAERDLRAAQQALMEALESGATDAELDQLIDALRSALDRYLQALAENMADDPQGMTQEMPFDPNSTVLEFEDLRDLLEQARELARSGARDAAKDLLAQFQDILENMQPMMQQQSQAGEGQLGEMLRDLSDLIRQQQDLLDDTHRNWQQGGRDQSGMEGRESQQGAASQEQLRRDLGDLMRRFGERYGQIPDELGKAEGSMRRAEDALKRALPGRAIRPQGEALDSMREGGRVMARGQQGMAQGATGEGNGFQRDPFGRPMPGFGRPDTENVDIPEIGEIQRARQILDELRRRAGERGRPQDELDYIDRLLRRF
- a CDS encoding CoA transferase gives rise to the protein MPGPLAGVKIIDLTAMVSGPMATMILADQGADVIKIENPRGGDFTRAMSNGRGGFSATFLNNNRNKRSLALNLKDPRGRDLLMRLTKGADVVIQNFRPGVAERMGLGEDAIRAVAPDIVYVSISGFGESGPYANKPVYDPLVQALSGLSTIQGGSDALRPRLVRTILPDKLTAVTAAQAITSALLARARSGEGQHVRLSMLDSVVAFLWGSDMDGQTFIGDGAPDQEAQSFIDLIYETADGHISVAVQSDKEWAGLARAVDRPDWVADPRFATAALRQQNIDLRLELTQVALGPMTSAEALIRLEAEDVPCAPVLRRRDVVTHPQIVANETLVESVHPTAGHLRQARPAARFSATPAGHRHGAPRLGEHSREVLAEIGLGDDDVRDLAAAAIIGLDSGGEA
- a CDS encoding thiol:disulfide oxidoreductase, with product MIDFHYWPTPNGWKVAIMLEECGLPYRMIPVDIGRGDQFDPAFLAVSPNNRMPAIVDHDVDGEPITVFESGAILLYLAEKLGKFLPGDARGRKEALEWLFWQVGNQGPLAGQLSHFVNYAPPDQHYARQRYANEYHRCLGVLERRLADRPYILGDAYTIADIICWPWVLIAKPLGQPLDEFPNVATWRQRVKERPAVQRGVDLGKEHRPTGPPSAEAREVLFGQTAKTADERGG
- the ftsE gene encoding cell division ATP-binding protein FtsE encodes the protein MVRFDGVGVRYGAGEEILGDITFALPPASFHFLTGRSGAGKSTLLRLMYMAHAPTRGTVRLFGRQPSEVDRRELPGLRRRIGIVFQDFRLLDHLTAAENVALPLRVAGAKRRKIREHVTELLRWVGLDGKLDALPPTLSGGEQQRIAIARAVINRPRLLLADEPTGNVDDETADRLLYLFRELNRHGTTVVVATHSEPLVARFDFPRLHLDGGRIHHDLATIEEGV
- a CDS encoding cell division protein; translation: MTPAGTVLDLRGDSTRRYLPLIVAFMVFLATLAVAAAIMTTAAVDRWGENLVGTLTVQIPPAANGAAATQDAVDTIAALLRTTPGIAEARAFDAAESRALLDPWLGTAVGDTTLPLPRLIDVRLRGGTVLDIEALRIRIHEHAPGALVDDHSQWLGELTSLTRSVQIAAAAVVGVIVLAAVLTVVFATRSGIEVHHPTIEVLHYIGAPDSYVARLFQRQSLLLGLLGGILGFAAAALVLVIAGRVFPRVEITTLPAFTLSTTDWIVLAVVPVAAALISTIAARLTVLRALRRMM
- a CDS encoding HAD-IIIA family hydrolase, encoding MRLALLDRDGVLNHDRPDSVRRAEDLILIPGAAAAVARLNAADWRVAVVTNQAVVGRGFMSPAELERTHAKLAAELAAGGAHLDAVIACTDAPENATVRRKPGPGMLLEALDRFGATPETTPMIGDSLRDLEAAARAGCRRFLVRTGKGRATEDGGLPAAVQPVVVVDDLGAAVDILFRESP